One region of Jatrophihabitans cynanchi genomic DNA includes:
- a CDS encoding helix-turn-helix transcriptional regulator, with protein MPNTDLTRADPPTGAAMGDSRAQVLAVLQASAGPIGVGEVSSKVGLHTNTARFHLDALVEQGLAQRTSEVRAQPGRPRTLYSATADGVSAGRRSYRLLAEILTSYLASQSDRPVASAVEAGETWGRFLAERPAPYRRVDEATATERLVAALEEIGFAPEAVASGSSATERQILLHHCPFREVAEEHREIVCGVHLGLMRGVLAEQSAPVAAERLEPFVEPNLCIAHLRTGTKNSGTKNSGAKGTGAKGTDMRAPRTARRHAS; from the coding sequence GTGCCCAACACTGACCTGACGCGCGCCGACCCGCCCACCGGGGCGGCGATGGGGGACAGCCGTGCGCAGGTGCTCGCCGTACTGCAGGCTTCGGCCGGCCCGATCGGTGTCGGCGAGGTCTCCAGCAAGGTCGGGCTGCACACGAACACCGCGCGGTTCCATCTCGACGCGCTGGTCGAGCAGGGCCTGGCCCAGCGCACGAGTGAGGTGCGCGCGCAGCCCGGCCGGCCGCGCACCCTGTACAGCGCGACCGCCGACGGCGTCAGCGCCGGGCGGCGCAGCTACCGGCTGCTCGCCGAGATCCTCACCAGCTACCTGGCCAGCCAGAGCGATCGTCCGGTGGCATCCGCGGTCGAGGCCGGCGAAACCTGGGGCCGGTTCCTGGCCGAGCGTCCCGCGCCGTACCGCCGCGTCGACGAGGCGACCGCGACCGAGCGCCTGGTCGCCGCGCTCGAAGAGATCGGCTTCGCGCCCGAGGCCGTGGCCTCGGGCAGCTCCGCGACCGAGCGGCAGATCCTGCTGCACCACTGTCCGTTCCGCGAGGTGGCCGAAGAACACCGCGAGATCGTCTGCGGAGTGCATCTCGGGCTGATGCGTGGGGTGCTCGCCGAGCAGTCCGCGCCGGTGGCGGCGGAGCGGCTGGAGCCGTTCGTCGAGCCCAACCTCTGCATCGCGCACCTGCGCACCGGCACCAAGAACTCCGGTACCAAGAACTCCGGCGCCAAGGGAACCGGGGCAAAGGGAACCGACATGAGGGCACCGCGCACGGCCCGGCGGCACGCCAGCTGA
- the ctaD gene encoding aa3-type cytochrome oxidase subunit I has protein sequence MTTVKSPETPVPAPITVRPFPEHTAAKGSLFSQLLRTTDHKMIGRMYMVTAFVFFALGGVMALLMRAELARPGMQYLSPEQYNQLFTMHGTIMLLLFATPMVFAFANLVLPLQIGSPDVAFPRLNAFSYWLYLFGGIMTLSGFLTPNGAPDFGWFAYAPLNSVHNTPGVGVDLWIIGLGIAGLGTILGAVNMVTTVVCLRAPGMTMFRMPIFTWNIMVTSLLVLLIFPILTSALLVLWVDRNLGAQVFDANNGGAMLWQHLFWFFGHPEVYVVAVPFFGIVTEVIPVFSHKPLFGYKGMVLATFAISGLSMTVWAHHMFTTGAVLLPFFSVMSFLIAVPTGMKFFNWIGSMWRGAITFDTPMIFSLGFMVTFLFGGMTGVLLASPPLDFHVSDTYFVVAHFHYVLFGTIVFAVYSGFYFWFPKFTGRYMDEKLGKVHFWLTFIGFHLTFLVQHWLGEEGMPRRYADYLPTDGFTTLNTVSTIGSFVLGASMIPFVWNVYHSYRYGEITTADDPWGFGNSLEWATSSPPPRHNFTSIPRIRSERPAFEYHYPHLREQLAAEAHSGKRHEPMPSVASATLGGDGPRSGAHDPEPGADRP, from the coding sequence GTGACCACGGTCAAGTCTCCGGAAACACCCGTCCCCGCGCCCATCACGGTGCGCCCGTTCCCCGAGCACACGGCGGCGAAGGGCTCGCTGTTCAGCCAGCTACTGCGAACGACCGATCACAAGATGATCGGCCGGATGTACATGGTCACGGCCTTCGTCTTCTTCGCCCTCGGCGGCGTGATGGCGCTGCTCATGCGGGCCGAACTCGCCCGCCCGGGAATGCAGTACCTCTCGCCGGAGCAGTACAACCAGCTGTTCACCATGCACGGCACGATCATGCTGCTGTTGTTCGCCACGCCGATGGTGTTCGCCTTCGCGAACCTGGTGCTGCCGCTGCAGATCGGCTCGCCCGACGTCGCGTTCCCGCGGCTGAACGCCTTCTCCTACTGGCTGTACCTGTTCGGCGGCATCATGACGCTGTCCGGCTTCCTGACACCCAACGGCGCCCCGGACTTCGGCTGGTTCGCCTACGCGCCGCTCAACAGCGTGCACAACACGCCCGGGGTCGGCGTCGACTTGTGGATCATCGGCCTGGGCATCGCCGGCCTCGGCACCATCCTGGGCGCCGTCAACATGGTCACTACGGTGGTCTGCCTGCGCGCACCCGGAATGACGATGTTCCGGATGCCGATCTTCACCTGGAACATCATGGTCACCAGCTTGCTGGTGCTGTTGATCTTCCCGATCCTGACCTCCGCACTGCTGGTGCTGTGGGTCGACCGCAACCTGGGCGCGCAGGTCTTCGACGCCAACAACGGCGGCGCGATGCTGTGGCAGCACCTGTTCTGGTTCTTCGGCCACCCCGAGGTGTACGTCGTGGCCGTGCCGTTCTTCGGCATCGTCACCGAGGTCATCCCGGTGTTCAGCCACAAACCGCTGTTCGGCTACAAGGGCATGGTGCTCGCGACGTTCGCGATCTCCGGACTGTCGATGACGGTGTGGGCGCACCACATGTTCACCACCGGCGCGGTGCTGCTGCCGTTCTTCAGCGTGATGTCGTTCCTGATCGCCGTGCCCACCGGGATGAAGTTCTTCAACTGGATCGGGTCGATGTGGCGCGGTGCGATCACCTTCGACACCCCGATGATCTTCTCGCTGGGCTTCATGGTGACCTTCCTGTTCGGCGGCATGACCGGCGTGCTGCTGGCCAGCCCGCCGCTGGACTTCCACGTCTCGGACACCTACTTCGTGGTGGCGCACTTCCACTACGTGCTGTTCGGCACGATCGTGTTCGCCGTGTACTCCGGCTTCTACTTCTGGTTCCCCAAGTTCACCGGCCGCTACATGGACGAGAAGCTGGGCAAGGTGCACTTCTGGCTGACATTCATCGGCTTCCATCTGACCTTCCTGGTGCAGCATTGGCTGGGTGAGGAGGGCATGCCGCGCCGCTACGCCGACTACCTGCCGACGGACGGCTTCACCACCCTCAACACGGTTTCGACGATCGGCTCGTTCGTGCTCGGGGCGTCGATGATCCCGTTCGTGTGGAACGTCTACCACTCCTACCGGTACGGCGAGATCACCACCGCCGACGACCCGTGGGGCTTCGGCAACTCGCTGGAGTGGGCGACGTCCTCACCGCCGCCGCGGCACAACTTCACCTCGATCCCGCGGATCCGCTCCGAGCGGCCGGCGTTCGAGTACCACTACCCCCACCTGCGTGAGCAGCTGGCTGCCGAGGCGCACTCGGGCAAGCGGCACGAGCCGATGCCGAGCGTCGCGTCGGCGACGCTCGGCGGCGACGGCCCACGCTCGGGCGCACATGATCCGGAGCCGGGAGCCGACCGCCCATAG
- a CDS encoding heavy metal translocating P-type ATPase encodes MTCSSCAARIEKKLNRLDGVHADVNFATEQASVRFDPDRVGTAQLIATVEATGYTARVPAAAGTVAPGSPGSPGSLEPEDTELSDLRHRLLVSAVLTLPVLVLAMVSPWQFDNWQWLSLTLAAPVVVWGGRPFHVATWTNLRHRAATMDTLISLGTLAAFGWSLYALFWGEAGMPGMRMRFELTSASGDGSAQIYLEVASAVIVFLLAGRYLELRAKRRSGAALKALLDLGAKDVAVIRDGIESRVPIDDLRVEDTFVVRPGEKVATDGIVVEGSSAVDESLLTGEPVPVEVRPGDSVTGATINAGGRLLVRATRVGADTRLAQIARLVVAAQAGKAPVQRLADRISAVFVPIVLLIALGTLIITLAVGDDPVHAFTAAVAVLIIACPCALGLATPTALLVGTGRGAQLGILIKGPQVLENTRRADTAVLDKTGTVTTGRMTLNDVRTVAGVDPDELLRLAGALEAASEHPIGAAIAAAARERFGALAPVDGFANAAGLGVSGTVAGRRVAVGRASWLAERGLTPVAELDDAASAAEGEANTVVFVAWDGAVRGLCVVGDAVRATSADAIAELRTLGLRPVLLTGDNRAAAVVIARSVGIDESDVIAGVLPEGKVDAVRELQDSGRVVAMIGDGVNDAAALAQADLGLAMGTGTDAAIEAADLTLVRGDLSAAPDAIRLSRRTLRTIKGNLFWAFAYNVVLIPVAAAGLLSPLIAGAAMAFSSVFVVTNSLRLRRFRP; translated from the coding sequence ATGACCTGCTCGTCGTGCGCGGCACGGATCGAGAAGAAGCTCAACCGCCTCGACGGCGTGCACGCGGACGTCAACTTCGCGACCGAGCAGGCGAGCGTGCGCTTCGACCCCGACCGCGTCGGGACGGCGCAACTCATCGCCACCGTCGAGGCCACCGGTTACACGGCGCGTGTGCCGGCCGCGGCCGGCACCGTCGCGCCGGGGTCGCCGGGGTCGCCGGGGTCGCTTGAGCCCGAGGACACCGAACTGAGCGACCTACGCCACCGGCTGCTCGTGTCGGCGGTGCTGACCCTGCCGGTGCTCGTGCTCGCCATGGTCTCGCCGTGGCAGTTCGACAACTGGCAGTGGCTCTCGCTCACCCTTGCCGCGCCGGTCGTGGTGTGGGGCGGCCGGCCGTTCCACGTGGCCACCTGGACGAACCTCAGGCACCGCGCCGCGACCATGGACACGCTGATCTCGCTGGGCACCCTGGCGGCATTCGGCTGGTCGCTGTACGCGCTGTTCTGGGGTGAGGCCGGCATGCCCGGAATGCGGATGCGCTTCGAACTGACCTCCGCGAGCGGCGACGGTTCCGCGCAGATCTACCTCGAGGTGGCCTCGGCGGTCATCGTCTTCCTGCTCGCCGGGCGGTACCTGGAACTGCGGGCCAAGCGGCGTTCCGGCGCCGCGCTCAAGGCGCTGCTCGACTTGGGCGCCAAGGATGTCGCCGTGATCCGCGACGGCATCGAGTCGCGCGTGCCGATCGACGACCTGCGGGTCGAGGACACCTTCGTGGTGCGGCCGGGCGAGAAGGTCGCGACCGACGGGATCGTCGTCGAGGGATCGTCCGCGGTGGACGAGAGCCTGCTGACCGGCGAACCGGTGCCGGTCGAGGTACGCCCCGGCGACAGCGTCACCGGCGCCACGATCAACGCCGGCGGGCGTCTGTTGGTGCGGGCCACCCGCGTGGGTGCCGACACCCGGCTGGCGCAGATCGCCCGGCTCGTCGTCGCAGCGCAGGCCGGCAAGGCGCCGGTGCAGCGACTGGCCGACCGGATCAGTGCCGTGTTCGTGCCGATCGTGCTGCTGATCGCGCTCGGCACGTTGATCATCACCCTCGCGGTCGGTGACGATCCGGTGCACGCCTTCACCGCAGCGGTCGCGGTGCTGATCATCGCCTGCCCGTGCGCGCTCGGGCTGGCCACGCCCACCGCGCTTCTGGTGGGCACCGGCCGGGGCGCGCAACTCGGCATCCTGATCAAGGGCCCGCAGGTGCTGGAGAACACCCGCCGCGCCGACACCGCGGTGCTGGACAAGACCGGCACCGTCACCACCGGGCGGATGACGCTGAACGATGTGCGGACCGTCGCTGGCGTGGACCCGGACGAGTTGCTGCGACTGGCCGGCGCCCTCGAGGCTGCGAGCGAACACCCGATCGGCGCGGCCATCGCGGCAGCGGCGCGCGAGCGTTTCGGTGCACTCGCGCCGGTCGACGGATTCGCGAACGCGGCCGGGCTCGGGGTGAGCGGGACGGTGGCCGGGCGTCGCGTCGCCGTCGGCCGGGCGAGCTGGCTGGCCGAGCGGGGGCTGACTCCGGTGGCCGAACTCGACGACGCAGCCTCCGCCGCGGAGGGCGAGGCCAACACTGTCGTGTTCGTCGCGTGGGACGGCGCGGTGCGCGGACTGTGCGTCGTGGGCGATGCGGTGAGGGCGACCAGCGCCGACGCGATCGCCGAGCTGCGCACCCTCGGGCTGCGGCCGGTGCTGCTCACGGGCGACAACAGGGCGGCCGCGGTGGTGATCGCCCGCTCGGTCGGCATCGACGAGTCGGACGTGATCGCGGGCGTGCTGCCCGAGGGGAAGGTGGACGCCGTCCGGGAACTGCAGGACAGCGGACGGGTGGTGGCGATGATCGGCGACGGCGTGAACGACGCCGCCGCGCTCGCCCAGGCCGACCTCGGCCTGGCGATGGGCACCGGCACCGACGCCGCGATCGAGGCGGCCGACCTGACGTTGGTGCGCGGCGACCTGAGCGCGGCTCCGGACGCGATCCGGTTGTCGCGCCGCACCCTGCGCACGATCAAGGGCAACCTGTTCTGGGCGTTCGCATACAACGTGGTGCTGATCCCGGTTGCCGCGGCCGGGCTGCTCAGCCCGCTGATCGCCGGGGCGGCGATGGCGTTCTCGTCGGTGTTCGTCGTGACCAACTCGCTGCGGCTGCGCCGCTTCCGGCCCTGA
- a CDS encoding XdhC family protein, giving the protein MDAVVRQIASWQAERRPVTVVRLLAVRGVSGHDSVPLAAFTPGEPAAGRVLSGALDALVAAPVERGQLLELKVDDAAADRCGMSCGGTAQVLVQPADELPQEAWRLIAAREPVCLVTDLDGERAAATRVFTRATIGEIAAGYSNLARLFARGTSEGAVLDGVAATAIWPVPHLVIVGDGLIADALVASAHLLGWSTEVANDAGAADQVGQLASCDGVVVLSHDRAVDGPVLAAALAGDAGYVGALGARHTQSARAEWLAAHGVTDLARVHGPAGLDLGARTPAEIAVAITAEMLAARSGRAPASLRERSGPVHDDGLNAPPPRYPLSSG; this is encoded by the coding sequence ATGGATGCGGTAGTCCGCCAGATCGCAAGCTGGCAGGCCGAGCGCCGGCCGGTGACCGTCGTCAGGCTGCTCGCGGTGCGCGGTGTCAGCGGCCACGACAGCGTCCCGCTGGCCGCTTTCACGCCGGGCGAGCCCGCCGCGGGACGCGTTCTGTCCGGCGCGCTGGACGCGCTCGTCGCCGCCCCGGTCGAGCGCGGGCAGCTGCTGGAGCTCAAGGTCGACGACGCGGCGGCCGACCGCTGCGGCATGTCGTGCGGCGGAACCGCCCAGGTGCTCGTACAGCCCGCGGACGAGCTTCCGCAGGAGGCGTGGCGGCTCATCGCGGCGCGGGAACCGGTCTGCCTGGTGACCGACCTCGACGGCGAACGCGCCGCGGCGACGCGCGTCTTCACGCGCGCGACGATCGGCGAAATCGCCGCCGGCTACTCGAACCTGGCGCGGTTGTTCGCGCGCGGCACGAGCGAGGGGGCCGTGCTCGACGGCGTCGCGGCGACCGCGATCTGGCCCGTCCCGCATCTGGTGATCGTCGGCGACGGGCTGATCGCAGATGCCCTGGTCGCCTCGGCGCACCTGCTCGGCTGGAGCACCGAAGTCGCGAACGATGCGGGCGCTGCGGACCAGGTCGGGCAACTGGCCTCGTGTGACGGCGTCGTGGTGCTCAGCCACGACCGGGCGGTCGACGGACCCGTCCTCGCGGCGGCGCTCGCGGGAGATGCCGGCTACGTGGGCGCGCTGGGTGCCCGGCACACGCAGAGCGCGCGCGCCGAATGGCTGGCCGCGCACGGCGTCACCGATCTCGCGCGCGTCCATGGCCCGGCCGGCCTCGATCTCGGTGCGCGCACGCCCGCGGAGATCGCGGTCGCGATAACGGCCGAGATGCTGGCGGCGCGGTCCGGCCGGGCACCGGCGTCGTTGCGTGAGCGGAGTGGGCCGGTGCACGACGACGGCCTCAACGCGCCTCCGCCGCGGTACCCGCTCTCGTCCGGGTAG
- a CDS encoding acetaldehyde dehydrogenase (acetylating), with the protein MTTRCAIIGSGNIGTDLMMKMRRSEVLELVALVGIDPDSDGLARARKLGIEAPHTGIDWVQQHPDEVDLVFDATSAYVHVRNAKILEELGIGAIDLTPAARGPKVVPTVNLTAHLDAPNVNMITCGGQATTPIVAAVSRAATVPYAEMVSTVSSVSAGPGTRKNIDEFTRTTARALEEIGGAERGKAIIILNPADPPILMRNTVFAALPEGTDHEAVVDSVEQMVKDVANYVPGYRLKNPVTIEEGPFNTPGGVVPHRVVVLLEVEGAGDYLPTYAGNLDIMTAAAMAVGEAKANHLAGASK; encoded by the coding sequence ATGACAACACGCTGCGCGATCATCGGTTCGGGCAACATCGGCACCGACCTGATGATGAAGATGAGGCGCTCGGAGGTGCTCGAGCTGGTCGCGCTCGTCGGCATCGACCCGGACAGTGACGGCCTGGCCCGCGCGCGAAAACTCGGCATCGAGGCGCCGCACACCGGCATCGACTGGGTGCAGCAGCATCCGGACGAGGTGGACCTGGTATTCGACGCGACGAGCGCCTACGTGCACGTGCGCAACGCGAAGATCCTCGAAGAACTCGGCATCGGGGCGATCGACCTGACTCCTGCGGCGCGCGGCCCCAAGGTGGTCCCCACAGTGAACCTCACCGCGCACCTGGACGCCCCGAACGTCAACATGATCACGTGCGGCGGGCAGGCGACGACGCCGATCGTCGCCGCGGTCAGCCGCGCTGCGACCGTGCCCTACGCGGAGATGGTCTCCACCGTCTCGTCCGTGTCGGCCGGGCCCGGCACCCGCAAGAACATCGACGAGTTCACCCGCACCACGGCCCGTGCGCTCGAGGAGATCGGCGGCGCCGAGCGCGGCAAGGCGATCATCATCCTGAACCCGGCCGACCCGCCGATCCTGATGCGCAACACGGTGTTCGCCGCGCTGCCGGAGGGAACCGATCACGAGGCCGTCGTCGACTCGGTCGAGCAGATGGTCAAGGACGTCGCCAACTACGTGCCCGGGTACCGGCTCAAGAACCCGGTGACGATCGAGGAGGGGCCGTTCAACACGCCCGGCGGAGTCGTCCCGCACCGCGTCGTCGTGCTGCTCGAGGTCGAGGGCGCCGGCGACTACCTGCCCACCTACGCCGGGAACCTGGACATCATGACCGCCGCGGCGATGGCCGTCGGCGAGGCCAAGGCCAACCACCTCGCAGGAGCATCGAAGTGA
- a CDS encoding metal-sensitive transcriptional regulator, with translation MHGYTENKDAYLKRLRRIEGQVRGIAKMVDEDKYCIDILTQVSAATKALQSVALGLLEEHLGSCVVDAARAGGPEADEKVREAADAITRLVRS, from the coding sequence ATGCACGGCTACACCGAGAACAAGGACGCCTACCTCAAGCGCCTGCGCCGGATCGAGGGGCAGGTGCGCGGCATCGCCAAGATGGTCGACGAGGACAAGTACTGCATCGACATCCTGACCCAGGTCAGCGCCGCGACCAAGGCGCTGCAGTCAGTGGCACTCGGCCTGCTCGAGGAGCATTTGGGCTCGTGCGTGGTCGACGCCGCGCGCGCCGGCGGTCCCGAGGCGGACGAGAAGGTCCGTGAGGCCGCCGATGCGATCACCCGGCTGGTCCGGTCATAG
- a CDS encoding heavy-metal-associated domain-containing protein, translating to MTDKTYTVSGMTCEHCVKAVRSEIGSLSGVDSVDVDLAAGRVTVSGTEFTDEQIRAAVDEAGYELAGA from the coding sequence ATGACGGACAAGACGTACACGGTGAGCGGGATGACGTGCGAGCACTGCGTCAAGGCGGTGCGTAGCGAGATCGGCAGCCTGAGCGGGGTCGACTCGGTCGACGTCGACCTGGCAGCGGGCCGGGTCACCGTGAGCGGAACCGAGTTCACCGACGAGCAGATCCGTGCCGCCGTCGACGAAGCAGGCTACGAACTGGCAGGAGCCTGA
- the fdxA gene encoding ferredoxin encodes MTYVIGEPCIDVVDRACVEECPVDCIYEGSRALYIHPDECVDCGACEPVCPVEAIYYEDDLPEKWQLFTEDNARFFAEPLPGRDAPLGSPGGAGKLGPLGVDTELVAGHPPVEGAAHS; translated from the coding sequence ATGACCTACGTGATCGGCGAGCCGTGCATCGACGTCGTGGACCGAGCCTGTGTCGAGGAGTGCCCGGTCGACTGCATCTACGAGGGCTCGCGGGCGCTGTACATCCACCCGGACGAATGCGTCGACTGCGGCGCGTGCGAGCCGGTGTGCCCGGTCGAGGCCATCTACTACGAGGACGACCTGCCGGAGAAGTGGCAGCTGTTCACCGAGGACAACGCGCGGTTCTTCGCCGAGCCGTTGCCCGGTCGCGACGCACCGCTCGGATCACCCGGCGGGGCCGGCAAGCTCGGCCCGCTCGGGGTCGACACCGAACTGGTCGCCGGCCATCCTCCCGTCGAGGGCGCAGCTCACTCCTGA
- the dmpG gene encoding 4-hydroxy-2-oxovalerate aldolase, with product MSAPATAAKPAFRLTDSTLRDGSHAVAHQYTEQQAIDIVAGLDRAGVPVIEVSHGDGLGGSSFNYGFSGTDEMKLISRAVETAKQAKIACLLLPGIGVADDLKAVKDAGVQVARIATHCTEADIAEQHIGMAKELGMEAVGFLMMAHMTSPDELLRQALIMQESGADVVYCVDSAGALTTKTVTERIETLVGGLDVPVGLHAHENLSLSVANSLTALDHGALHIDACTGGAGAGAGNCPTEVFVAVCDRMGVATGVDTMTMVDVAEEVVRPAMNRPQMVDRAALILGYAGVYGSFMLHSERAAKRYGVSQAQILIELGKRGVVGGQEDMIIDVALELAANK from the coding sequence GTGAGCGCACCAGCCACCGCGGCCAAGCCGGCGTTCCGGCTCACCGACTCGACGCTGCGCGACGGCTCGCACGCCGTCGCGCACCAGTACACCGAGCAGCAGGCGATCGACATCGTCGCCGGGCTCGATCGCGCCGGCGTGCCCGTCATCGAGGTCTCGCACGGCGACGGGCTCGGCGGCTCGTCGTTCAATTACGGGTTCTCCGGCACCGACGAGATGAAGCTGATCAGCCGCGCCGTCGAGACCGCCAAGCAGGCCAAGATCGCCTGCCTGCTGTTGCCGGGCATCGGCGTGGCCGACGATCTCAAGGCGGTCAAGGACGCCGGCGTGCAGGTCGCGCGGATCGCGACGCACTGCACCGAGGCCGACATCGCCGAGCAGCACATCGGGATGGCCAAGGAACTGGGCATGGAAGCCGTCGGGTTCCTGATGATGGCGCACATGACCAGCCCGGACGAGCTGCTGCGCCAGGCGCTGATCATGCAGGAGTCCGGTGCCGACGTGGTCTACTGCGTCGACTCCGCGGGCGCACTCACCACCAAGACGGTCACCGAGCGCATCGAGACGCTGGTCGGCGGCCTGGACGTACCGGTCGGGCTGCACGCGCACGAGAACCTGTCGTTGTCGGTGGCGAACTCGCTGACCGCGCTCGATCACGGCGCCCTGCACATCGACGCCTGCACCGGCGGCGCAGGGGCAGGCGCGGGCAACTGCCCGACCGAGGTGTTCGTCGCGGTGTGCGACCGGATGGGCGTCGCGACCGGCGTCGACACGATGACGATGGTGGACGTGGCGGAGGAGGTTGTGCGGCCGGCGATGAACCGCCCGCAGATGGTCGACCGGGCAGCGCTGATCCTCGGCTACGCGGGCGTCTACGGTTCGTTCATGCTGCACTCCGAGCGGGCCGCCAAGCGCTACGGCGTCTCGCAGGCGCAGATCCTGATCGAGTTGGGCAAGCGCGGCGTCGTCGGTGGCCAGGAGGACATGATCATCGACGTGGCGCTCGAGCTGGCCGCGAACAAGTGA
- a CDS encoding 2-keto-4-pentenoate hydratase has translation MSLTDEQVRDLGAALHAARGSGTPIEPLTDDHPAMDMADAYRVQQDLVARLLAGGDRVVGYKLGLTSAPMQQMLGVDSPDFAPVLASHVHQDGAEIAVADFIHPRVEAEIALVLSADLAGPDCTAVDAARAVGGAVAAIEIVDSRIRDWKIKLADTIADLASSGAIVLGSNVVPTEGLDVRLIGMAFTRDGELVATGAGAAALGSPLAAVAWLANTLHTVGDSLQAGQFVMTGALHAALDITAGQQFRAEFDRLGPVGLRVV, from the coding sequence GTGAGCCTCACCGACGAGCAGGTGCGCGATCTCGGCGCGGCGCTGCATGCCGCCCGCGGGTCGGGCACGCCGATCGAGCCCCTGACGGATGACCACCCCGCGATGGACATGGCCGACGCCTACCGCGTGCAGCAGGACCTGGTCGCCCGGCTGCTCGCCGGGGGTGACCGCGTCGTCGGCTACAAGCTCGGGCTCACCAGCGCACCGATGCAGCAGATGCTCGGCGTCGACTCCCCCGACTTCGCCCCGGTGCTGGCCAGCCACGTGCACCAGGACGGCGCCGAGATCGCGGTCGCGGACTTCATCCACCCGCGCGTCGAGGCCGAGATCGCGCTCGTGCTCAGCGCCGACCTGGCCGGCCCGGACTGCACCGCCGTCGACGCCGCCCGCGCGGTCGGCGGCGCCGTCGCCGCGATCGAGATCGTCGACAGCCGCATCCGGGACTGGAAGATCAAGCTCGCCGACACCATCGCCGACCTGGCCAGCAGCGGCGCCATCGTGCTCGGCTCGAACGTCGTGCCCACCGAAGGGCTGGACGTGCGCCTGATCGGCATGGCGTTCACCCGCGACGGCGAACTCGTCGCCACCGGCGCGGGTGCCGCCGCGCTCGGCAGCCCACTCGCCGCGGTCGCCTGGCTGGCGAACACGCTGCACACCGTGGGCGATTCGCTGCAGGCGGGACAGTTCGTCATGACCGGCGCCCTGCACGCCGCGCTGGACATCACCGCCGGGCAACAGTTCCGTGCCGAGTTCGACCGGCTCGGCCCGGTCGGCCTGCGCGTCGTCTGA
- a CDS encoding OsmC family peroxiredoxin: protein MSIAVRNAVTTWEGSLAGGGGTLTGASGALGELPVTWAARTEEPGGKTSPEELAAAAHSSCFAMALSLRLTERHRPPERLRVEASVTLDEVDGLPTIISSQLLVRARVSGLDDDEFAQAVQEAEQLCPVSRLFAGARVSVEALLEPN, encoded by the coding sequence ATGAGCATCGCAGTACGCAACGCCGTGACCACCTGGGAGGGCTCACTGGCCGGTGGCGGAGGCACGCTGACCGGCGCGAGCGGCGCACTCGGCGAGTTGCCGGTCACCTGGGCCGCCCGCACCGAAGAGCCAGGGGGCAAGACCAGCCCGGAGGAACTGGCCGCCGCCGCACATTCGTCCTGCTTCGCGATGGCGTTGTCGCTGCGCCTGACCGAGCGGCACCGTCCCCCCGAGCGGCTGCGGGTCGAGGCCAGCGTCACCCTGGACGAGGTCGACGGCCTGCCGACGATCATCTCCTCCCAACTGCTGGTCCGGGCCCGCGTCAGCGGCCTGGACGACGACGAGTTCGCGCAGGCGGTGCAGGAGGCCGAGCAGTTGTGCCCGGTGTCCAGGCTGTTCGCCGGCGCCCGGGTCAGCGTCGAGGCGCTGCTCGAGCCCAACTGA
- a CDS encoding 2-keto-4-pentenoate hydratase, which translates to MSEPKQLAARLIRAVDERTGIEALTTTSGAFDVATAYAVQDALIAERVARGNTVVGAKLGLTSAAKQKQMKVEEPIYGWLTSDMALDVGQPLVCDRFIQPRCEPEVAFLLRTDLRGAHVTAAHVLAATEAVFPAIDVLDSRYSGYSFTLPDVAADNASGAAFLLGGQGTSPAGLDLRLTGVVLEKNGRLVATAAGAAVLGHPAASVAWLVRALAARDRGLSAGQVVLSGALTEAFAVAPGDVITARYDRLGSIELACR; encoded by the coding sequence GTGAGCGAGCCGAAGCAGCTGGCGGCGCGGCTGATCCGGGCCGTCGACGAGCGCACCGGCATCGAGGCGCTCACGACGACGTCGGGTGCCTTTGACGTCGCGACCGCCTACGCGGTGCAGGACGCGCTGATCGCCGAACGCGTGGCGCGCGGCAACACCGTCGTCGGCGCCAAGCTCGGGCTGACCAGCGCGGCGAAGCAGAAGCAGATGAAGGTCGAGGAGCCGATCTACGGCTGGCTCACCAGCGACATGGCCCTGGACGTCGGCCAGCCGCTCGTGTGCGACAGGTTCATCCAGCCGCGCTGCGAGCCGGAGGTCGCGTTCCTGCTGCGCACCGACCTTCGGGGCGCGCACGTCACCGCCGCGCACGTGCTGGCCGCCACCGAGGCGGTGTTCCCGGCCATCGACGTGCTCGACTCGCGCTACTCGGGCTACTCGTTCACGTTGCCAGACGTCGCTGCCGACAACGCGTCCGGCGCCGCGTTCCTGCTCGGCGGCCAGGGCACGTCGCCGGCCGGGCTGGACCTGCGCCTGACCGGCGTCGTGCTGGAGAAGAACGGGCGGCTGGTGGCGACGGCCGCGGGCGCCGCCGTGCTCGGCCACCCGGCCGCGTCGGTGGCGTGGCTGGTGCGCGCGCTGGCTGCACGCGATCGCGGGCTGAGCGCCGGCCAGGTCGTGCTGTCCGGCGCGCTCACCGAAGCGTTCGCGGTCGCGCCGGGCGACGTGATCACGGCCCGCTACGACCGGCTCGGCTCGATCGAGCTCGCCTGCCGCTGA